GGCAAGTACCAGGTGGAACTGCTGGGCCTGGACACCTTTGACCCGGCGACGATGAAGCCTGAGCACCGGCGCGGCGACGACGTGCCGGCGTGGTTCCTGGACACCGACTACAACGGCCTCTGCTTCCACGTCTGCCACGCGTTCTTCCCGCTCACGGGCGCGTGGGAGAGCATCAAGAAGGCGCTCAAGGGGACCTACGACGAGAGCGTGTGGGACCACCTGGCAGGGACGACGAGCGCGGAGTTCGAGCCCGGCGAGCACGGGCAGGTAGCCGTCAAGGTGATTGACGACCGTGGAAACGAGCTGCTGGTGGTGAAGGACCTGAAGGAGGCAGACTGATGGCTGGTGCCACTGGCGGTTTGGTCCCGGTGGAGCGGATTGAGCGGCTGATTCTGGTGGTCCGAGGCCACAGGGCGATTCTGGACAAAGACCTGGCGGCGCTCTACGGCGTCACGACGGGCAATCTGAACAAGGCCGTCAGCCGGAACATCGAGCGCTTTCCCGAGGACTTCATGCTGCAACTCACCGCAGAGGAGTTCCGCGACTTGAAGTTCCATTTTGGAACATCAAGTTGGGGAGGCACGCGCAAACCGCCCAGGGCGTTCACCGAACAGGGCGTCGCGATGTTGTCCAGCGTGCTGCGCAGCAAACGGGCGGTTCAGGTCAACATTGAGATCATGCGGGCGTTTGTCAGGCTCCGCGGGATGCTGGCCTCGCATGCGGACCTGGCGCGTCGGTTGATGGCTCTGGAGAAGAAATACGACGCGCAGTTCAAGGTGGTGTTCGACGCCATTCGGCAACTGATGGCCGAGCCGGAGGCGCCGCGCGGCCAGATAGGGTTCCGTCGTCCCAAAGTGGAGGGGGACAGGCCGTGACCAGTTTTGAAGTCCCGACACCCATTCTGAACACCCCCTTCGAGGAGCCGAAGGAGTACTGGTACATCCGCGAGGGGGAGTCGCCCGAGCAGCGGCCGGGACGGCGGCCGTCGGTGATCTACCCGCCCAGCGACACGCCCGTGGCGTGGACCATTGACGAACGTGTATTGCGGCGGTCGGACGAGTTCGCGCCGGGCTACGAGATGGTGTTGGTCAACCTGATCCGCCAGCGGTTGGCCGCCTGGCGCAAGGACGGATACCCGGGCGTGACGCGCGTCACGAAGGAAATGCTCGACTACTGGCGGCGGGACGGGCGCAAGACGCCGCTGTTCTTCGCCCAGATTGAGGCGGCGGAGACGGTCATCTTCTTGCGCGAGGCGCGGCAGGACTACCTCCAGGGTGTCAGCGTGCCGCTCGACGAGCCGAACGAGAACCAGAGGGCGGCCGGGGCGAAGGCGTTCCTGCGGTACGCCCTGAAGATGGCGACCGGCTCGGGCAAGACGACCGTCATGGGGATGCTGGCCGCCTGGAGTATCCTGAACAAGGTGGCCAGCCGAGCGGACGCGCGCTTTTCCGACGCGGCGCTGGTCGTCTGCCCGAACATTACGATCAAGAACCGCCTGCGCGAGCTCGACCCGGCCGAGGGCGAGGCCAGCCTTTACCGCACGCGCGACCTGGTGCCGCCGCACCTGATGCCACAGCTCAGCCAGGGCAAGGTGATCGTGACGAACTGGCACCTGTTCCAGCTTCTGGAACTCGGGAGCGACGCGAAGGTCAAGAAGGTCGGGGTGCCGGTGCGCACGCTGGAGACAGTGCATATCCGGGACAAGACTACGACGGCCCGGGGCTATCGGTACCTGTCGCTCCAGGACTACCAGATGCAGGTCGCCAGGGGGATGCTGACGGTGCGAAAGGAGTACGTGGACAGCGACGGGCACGTCGAGAAGGCGGATGTCGAGTCCGTGCGCTACGTCGAGAGTGACACGCACTGGGACCAGCGGGTGCTCGGGCGCGAGATCGGTGGCAAGCAGAACATCCTGATCATGAACGACGAGGCACACCACGCCTACCGTATCCGACGGGAAGAGAAGGACGAGGACGAAGAAGACAGCATGCCCGGTGGTGACGAGGACGTCGAGGACTTCTTCACGGAGGCGACGGTCTGGGTCGAGGGGCTGGACCGCATCCACAAGATGCGCGGCGTCAATCTCTGCGTGGACCTTTCGGCGACGCCGTACTTCCTGGGTCGGGTGGGGCAGGAGACTAACAAGCCGTTCCCCTGGGTCGTGAGCGACTTCGGGTTGACCGATTCCATCGAGGCGGGGCTGGTGAAGATACCGCAGCTCGCCCTGCGCGACACGAGCGGCGAAGAGCGGGCGCTCTACTTCAACCTCTGGCGGTACATCCTGGGGCGGCTGACCCCACGGGAGCGTGGCGGCAAGCGCGGCAGCCCGAAACCGGAGGCGATCTTGAAGCACGCCCATCATCCAGTCGCCATGCTGGGCGGGCAGTGGGAGGAGACACGGGAGGCGTGGCAGAGGAACGAAGACGATCCCCGGCCTCCGGTGTTCATCGTCGTCTGCAAGAACACGAAGATCGCCGACGCAATCTACCGGTGGCTTGCCAACGATGAGTGTCCGTCTGGTGTACCGCCCGTCGGGGTGCCGGGCTTCGCCAACGGGAACGGTGAGGTCAACACCATCCGCGTCGACTCCAAGGTGATCCACGAGACGGACACCGAGGGCGCGAAGTCTGACGAGACGAAGTGGATGCGACTGACACTGGACACCGTGGGCAGGCTGGACTGGCCGACGGACCGGCAAGGTCGGCCCATCTACCCGGAGGGCTTCGAGGAACTGGCGCGAAAACTCGGCCGACCGCTGCACCCGCCAGGGCGCGACATCCGGTGCATCGTCAGCGTAGGGATGCTGACTGAAGGATGGGACTCCAAGACGGTCACACACATCATCGGGCTGCGACCGTTCATGTCGCAGCTTCTGTGCGAACAGGTCGTCGGCCGGGGGCTGCGTCGCACGAACTACGAGGACTTCGACGAGAACGGCAGGCTGACCGAGGAGGTAGCCCAGATACTGGGTGTGCCCTTTGAAGTGGTGCCTTACAAGGCGACCCCCGAGGGGCCGGTCAAGACACCGAAAAAGCGCAAGCATGTCCACCCGCAGCCGGATCGGGAAAAGTACAAGATCACCTTCCCGCGGGTCGAAGGCTACACGCGCGCCATACGCAACCGGATCACAGCCGACTGGGGCAGCCTGCCGAAGCTCCGTCTGGACCCGATGCACATACCGCCCGAGGTGCAGCTGAAGGCGAGCGTTCCGAACAACGAGGGGCGTCCATCGCTCTTCGGGCCGGGGAGGATTGACGAGGTTACGCTCGATGCCTACCGCAAGGGCAGGCGGATGCAGGAGCTGGCTTTCGAGCTTGCAGCGGCGGTCACGCGAGATGTCACGGGGCAGGGATCGTTTGAGCTGCCGGCGCACGTGCTGTTCCCTCAGGCCCTCCAGATCGTGCAGCGCTTCCTGCGAGAGTACGTGACGCCCGTGCCGCCGGCAGAACTGATCGACGTGTTCCTGTCTCCGTATTACGGCTGGGTGAGCGATGTGCTGCGGGAGGGCATCCGGCCCGACACCAGCCAGGGCGACCCCCCAGAGATCCCGCTCTACGAGCAGCATAGGGGGCCGGGGTCGACGGCCGAGGTGGACTTCTGGACGAGCAAACCCGTTTGGCCGGTCGAACACAGCCACGTGAACTACGTCGTGGCGGACACGAAGCGGTGGGAGCAATCAGCGGCCTACTTCATCGACACCCATGACGCCGTCGAGAGATTTGTGAAGAACGCCGGGCTTGGGTTCGCCGTCCCCTACGTCCACAATGGCGAGCCGCACGACTACGTGCCGGACTTCATCATCCGCCTCAAGCCGGCTGGCGGCCAGGAACGCTACCTCATCCTGGAGACCAAGGGCTTCGACGAACTGGAAGGGGTGAAGCGCGCTGCAGCCGAGCGATGGGTGCAGGCCGTCAACGCCGACGGCAAGTACGGCTGGTGGGCATACGCCGTAGTGCACTCACCGCAAGAGACCAGGGAAGTGATCACGAGTGCTGCCAGCAGCAGAGCCGACTGACGGGCTCAGAACAGGCCGTCCGCGCACTGCATTCGGCGCAGCGCGCAGCACGTCTGCAGGCCGAGCGAGGCTTCATCGCGAGAGCATGGCCACGCCTAAGGGAGCACTTGGCGTCCGGCAAGGAAGGTAACCGTTCACGGATTTCCTGACAATCTGCCCTCGGGGTTTGCGTATCCTGCCGCATCATGGCAGACGCAGCGACATCCGAATGCCCCAACTGCAGGCGGCTCGAAGCCCTTCTGGTCGCTCTGGAAGCCCACTTCCGCTTCATCACGACGCCGGGCGTGGAGCCGACGAACGACCTTGCGGAGCAGCCGCTGCGGTTTGTGGTGATCGACCGGCGGATCACGCAGGGCACGCGGGGTGAGGCAGGACGGCAATGGTGCGAGCGCATAGGGACGGTGCGTGTCACCTGCGCCCAGCAGGGCCGCTCTGTCTTCCGATTCCTTCACGACGCCCTCACCGCTTCCTTCACGGGCCAGCCCGCGCCGTCGCTCCTGCCGGCTTGACCGAGAAACCGTGAACGGTCACCAGAACCTTTTACACATTTCTCCTTGCGCCAACGTAACAATAGGTAGAAGGTCTTCACGCACGCTGTGACGACATCACCAAGA
The Candidatus Brocadiaceae bacterium genome window above contains:
- a CDS encoding ORF6N domain-containing protein, producing the protein MAGATGGLVPVERIERLILVVRGHRAILDKDLAALYGVTTGNLNKAVSRNIERFPEDFMLQLTAEEFRDLKFHFGTSSWGGTRKPPRAFTEQGVAMLSSVLRSKRAVQVNIEIMRAFVRLRGMLASHADLARRLMALEKKYDAQFKVVFDAIRQLMAEPEAPRGQIGFRRPKVEGDRP
- a CDS encoding DEAD/DEAH box helicase family protein, with product MTSFEVPTPILNTPFEEPKEYWYIREGESPEQRPGRRPSVIYPPSDTPVAWTIDERVLRRSDEFAPGYEMVLVNLIRQRLAAWRKDGYPGVTRVTKEMLDYWRRDGRKTPLFFAQIEAAETVIFLREARQDYLQGVSVPLDEPNENQRAAGAKAFLRYALKMATGSGKTTVMGMLAAWSILNKVASRADARFSDAALVVCPNITIKNRLRELDPAEGEASLYRTRDLVPPHLMPQLSQGKVIVTNWHLFQLLELGSDAKVKKVGVPVRTLETVHIRDKTTTARGYRYLSLQDYQMQVARGMLTVRKEYVDSDGHVEKADVESVRYVESDTHWDQRVLGREIGGKQNILIMNDEAHHAYRIRREEKDEDEEDSMPGGDEDVEDFFTEATVWVEGLDRIHKMRGVNLCVDLSATPYFLGRVGQETNKPFPWVVSDFGLTDSIEAGLVKIPQLALRDTSGEERALYFNLWRYILGRLTPRERGGKRGSPKPEAILKHAHHPVAMLGGQWEETREAWQRNEDDPRPPVFIVVCKNTKIADAIYRWLANDECPSGVPPVGVPGFANGNGEVNTIRVDSKVIHETDTEGAKSDETKWMRLTLDTVGRLDWPTDRQGRPIYPEGFEELARKLGRPLHPPGRDIRCIVSVGMLTEGWDSKTVTHIIGLRPFMSQLLCEQVVGRGLRRTNYEDFDENGRLTEEVAQILGVPFEVVPYKATPEGPVKTPKKRKHVHPQPDREKYKITFPRVEGYTRAIRNRITADWGSLPKLRLDPMHIPPEVQLKASVPNNEGRPSLFGPGRIDEVTLDAYRKGRRMQELAFELAAAVTRDVTGQGSFELPAHVLFPQALQIVQRFLREYVTPVPPAELIDVFLSPYYGWVSDVLREGIRPDTSQGDPPEIPLYEQHRGPGSTAEVDFWTSKPVWPVEHSHVNYVVADTKRWEQSAAYFIDTHDAVERFVKNAGLGFAVPYVHNGEPHDYVPDFIIRLKPAGGQERYLILETKGFDELEGVKRAAAERWVQAVNADGKYGWWAYAVVHSPQETREVITSAASSRAD